The following coding sequences are from one Rutidosis leptorrhynchoides isolate AG116_Rl617_1_P2 chromosome 11, CSIRO_AGI_Rlap_v1, whole genome shotgun sequence window:
- the LOC139876193 gene encoding 3-ketoacyl CoA thiolase 1, peroxisomal-like — MDKAITRQKILLQHLQPTSSISSSNHIQESAISASNCLAGNSSGYHQTTASGDDVVIVAAYRTAQCKSKRGGFKDTLPDDLLATVLKALIEKTNVNPREIGDIVVGTVLAPGSQRGIECRMAALYAGFPDTVPIRTVNRQCSSGLQAVADVAAYIKAGFYDIGIGAGVESMSIDQIGPISKVNPKVEKFAQARDCLLPMGITSENVAQRFGVTREEQDQAAVESHKRAAIATSSGKFKDEIIPVYTKIVDPKTGEEKPVIISVDDGIRPNTNMADLAKLKPSFKKDGTTTAGTASQISDGAGAVLLMKRSVALKKGLPILGVFRSFEAVGVDPAIMGIGPAVAIPAAVKSAGLELDNIDLYEINEAFASQFVYCCKKLQLDPHKVNVNGGAIAIGHPLGATGARCVATLLHEMKRRGKDSRFGVVSMCIGSGMGAAAVFERGD, encoded by the exons GCTTCAAATTGTTTAGCTGGGAATAGTTCAGGTTATCATCAGACAACTGCTTCTGGAGACGATGTTGTCATTGTTGC TGCATACCGTACTGCTCAATGCAAATCTAAACGTGGAGGCTTTAAGGATACTTTACCTGATGATTTACTTGCAACTGTTTTAAAG GCATTAATAGAGAAGACAAACGTGAATCCACGTGAGATAGGGGATATCGTTGTAGGTACAGTTTTAGCACCAGGTTCTCAAAGGGGAATCGAATGTCGAATGGCTGCATTATATGCCGGTTTCCCAG ATACTGTGCCCATTAGAACGGTCAACAGGCAATGTTCGTCCGGCCTTCAGGCAGTTGCTGATGTAGCTGCTTACATAAAGGCAGGATTTTATGACATAG GTATTGGGGCTGGAGTAGAGTCAATGAGCATTGACCAAATTGGGCCTATCTCCAAAGTCAACCCGAAA GTTGAAAAATTTGCGCAAGCCAGAGACTGTCTCCTACCTATGGGGATCACATCTGAAAACGTAGCACAACGTTTTGGTGTGACTAGGGAAGAACAAGATCAAGCTGCT GTCGAGTCTCACAAACGTGCTGCCATAGCAACTTCATCGGGAAAGTTCAAAGATGAGATTATTCCTGTTTATACCAAG ATCGTTGACCCGAAAACTGGTGAGGAAAAGCCGGTTATAATATCTGTAGATGATGGTATTAGGCCAAACACAAACATGGCTGATCTAGCAAAACTGAAGCCATCGTTCAAAAAGGACGGTACAACAACAGCAG GGACTGCAAGTCAGATTAGTGATGGTGCTGGCGCGGTCCTCCTCATGAAAAGAAGTGTGGCTCTAAAAAAAGGTCTTCCGATCCTTGGTGTATTTAG GAGTTTTGAGGCTGTTGGTGTGGACCCCGCAATCATGGGTATCGGTCCCGCTGTTGCAATTCCTGCTGCTGTGAAGTCAGCAGGTCTAGAACTTGATAACATTGATCTTTACGAAATAAACGAG GCTTTTGCATCCCAATTTGTTTATTGCTGTAAAAAGCTACAACTTGATCCTCATAAAGTGAATGTTAATGGAGGAGCTATTGCTATTGGGCACCCTTTGGGAGCTACAG GAGCTCGTTGCGTTGCAACGTTACTTCATGAGATGAAACGTCGTGGGAAGGATAGTCGATTTGGTGTTGTTTCTATGTGCATAG GTTCTGGTATGGGGGCTGCAGCGGTATTTGAAAGAGGAGATTAA